Below is a window of Desulfobacteraceae bacterium DNA.
AAGCCTCGCTGCTGTTGATCGACGAGCCGTCCATTGGGCTTTCGCCCCTGATGAAACAGACGGTCTTCGATGCCATCGGCAAGATTCGCCGTGAAACCGGCAGCGCCATTTTGATCGTGGAGCAGGAGGTCGACTACCCGCTGCGCCTGGCCGACCGCATTTACCTGCTCAAGAACGGGCAGGTCGTGCTGGAGAAGGCCGCCGGCGAAATCAGCAAGGCCGAGATCGAAGCTTCCTATTTTTAACGGTCCGGCCGAAAACGGCAATCCCTGCGTCGCGCACCCCGGCCAACCCCGCGCATTGCGCTGGGTGGTGGGGGAAAACGGTTTGCTGCGAAATTCACATACCGCGCCAGCCCAGTTGAGGTGACCCTCATCTTACATCCAGGCCGGTCGCGGTCCCCTCAGGCCACAGGGGGGTCCATCGGGAGGTGTACCATCAAGGATCTGCTCTACGCCCTGGTAAGCGGACTGATATCCGGCTCCCTATACGCCAGTATGGCCTTGGGGCTGGCGATTGTCTACGGCGTCATCCATGTTTTCAATTTCGGCCATGGCATCGTGGCCGTCATCGGGGGGTATCTGACCTGGCTGCTGCTCAGCCAGACGGGAATGGGGCTGATCCCGGCAGTGGTCTGCATGCTGGTGATGATGTTCTTTTTCGGTCTGCTGATTTTCAAACTGACCCTCAACCCGCTGCTTAAAACCCCCAACTGGGAGTTTTCCACCATCATCTTCCTCCTGGGGCTCGGAATCCTGTTGGAAAACCTGACGCTGCAGGCCTTCGGCCCGCGGGTCAAGTACATCCCACCCTTCTTCGAGGGCAGTCTCAAACTGGGCTTTCTGCGGGTCAACTGGCACGAAATCAGTATCATCGTCATCGTGCTGGTTTTCGTGGTGCTGCTCAATCTTTTTCTGAAGCGTACCTGGTTTGGCAAGGCCATGCGGGCCGTGGCGCAGGACATGGACGGCGCGCGCATCGTGGGCATCAATATCCAGCAGACCTTCGGTTTTGCCTTTGCTCTTGCCACCGCCGTGACCGGCTTCAGCGGAGTGCTGCTGGGAACCAAGTACTACATGACCCCCCACATCGGCTGGGATTGGATGGTCAAGGGGTTCGTGATCATCGTACTCGGCGGCTTGGGCAGCGCCAGCGGAGCCATATACGCGGCCCTCATCATGGGCATTATCGAAGCCTATGTCACCCTGTTGCTGGGTTCACTTTGGGTATGGCCCGCCTGGTTTGTTCTTTTTGTGGTTATTCTGCTGCTGCGGCCCCAGGGGTTGGTCGGCGGCCGGACGCTTTGATGGGGGATCAAAAGATCGGGATGCACGGGATGACCGACAGTTTGAACTGGAAGAGGATCGCGATTGGCGCCGGGCTGCTGCTGATGGCCGTTTATCCGCTGATTCACGGCGACCCATACATCATGCACATTTTTATTCTCTTTTTCATCTGGTCGCTGGTGGCCTCCAACTGGAATTTGCTGATGGGCTATGCCGGGATCTTTTCCCTGGGCAACATCGCCTTTCTGGCCATCGGGGCCTATACCTCCGGGATTCTGTCCAAAAACCTCAGCTGGTCGCCGTGGCTGTGCATCTTACTGGGGGGAATCGCCAGTATGGCGCTGGTCACCGTATTTATCGGGCTGCCGGCCTTGCGCCTTAGCGGGATTTACATCGCGCTGCTGTCCCTTATTTTTGCCGATTCCCTGCCCACCATCCTGACCCAGACCCGCAGCCTCACCGGCGGTGCCATGGGGCTGCATGACGTGCCGCCGCTTTTTGAAGGCATCCTGCGCATCCACTCCTATTACATCTGCTTCGCCCTCTTTTTGGTAATGCTGACCATCATCTACCGGACCATTCATTCCGCCACCGGACTGGCCTTCGTGGCCCTGCGGGATTCACGCGAATTCGCCCGATCCCTGGGCATCAGCGAGTATCGCGAAAAGCTCAAGGTGTTTGCGCTGGTATCTTTCCTGACCGGCATTGTGGGGGGCTTTTACGTCCACTACCTGGGCGATATCTCGCCAACCACCCTGACCATCGAACCCTTTCTGCTGACCATTGCGATGATGGAAATGGGGGGCATCGGCCGCTTCCCCGGAGCCGTACTGGGGGCGGTCATCATCGTTTTCGGCAACGAGTTTCTGCGTCTGGCCGGCACGCTGCGTCTGGCCTTGTTGGGCGCGCTGATTTGCGCCATCATTCTTTTTTTCCCAGGCGGCCTGATGCAGCTGGTGGACTGGATTGACACCCGCATCGCGGCCCGGCGGCGCCGGGCGCACGGCTGAAACCCGGCTGCACACTTTCCAGGGTGGCCGATCTTCAGCGCCCCAAGGAGCCATGCATGAACCATCGACTGATCCTCACCGCGGCCAATATCATCACCATGACGGCCGAGCGGGACCGGGCCGAGGCGCTCGCCATTGAAAACGGGCGCCTGGTGCGGGTCGGCGCCCGGGACGCCGTGGGGGATCTCATCCAGCAGGGCTGGCCGGTGCTGGATCTTCAGGGCCGGACCGTTCTGCCGGGGTTTATCGACACCCATCAGCACCTGATGTTGACCGGCCTGCTGGCGACCGCGATTGCGCTGGATGAGGTCGGCTGCCTGGACGAGGTCCTGGAGCGGGTGGCCGCCGGCAGCCGGGAGACGCCGTCCGGGGCCTGGGTGCGCGCGGGCTATCTCAACGAACAGCGCTTGCGCGAAAAACGGATGCCCACCCGGGAGGAGTTGGACCGCGTGTGCAGCGACCGACCGGTTTTCGTATTGCACACCACCGCCCACATGTGCGCCTTCAACACCCGCGGCCTGGAGCTGCTGCAGCTCCCCGAGAGTCTGGAGGGTGTCGACCGTAAGGGGGGGCGGCCCACCGGGGTTGTGCGGGATCCGGGGATCTTGACCCACGTTCATCCGGTCATGGCCCGGCTCATCCCCGAGGCCGTCAAGGTGGCGGCCATGGAGGTGGCCGGCCGCAAGGCCCTCGAAAAAGGCATCACAACCCTGCATGCACTCGACGGCGGCGATCTCGGGCCCGGGGAGACCCAGATCATCATGGCCCACCGGGAGCAGCTGCCGGTGCGCGTCGTGTGCTACAACCAAAACATGGATCTGGAGGAAGTCCGCCGGCTGGGACTGCCCCGGGTGGGCGGCTGCATTTGTGCCGACGGCGCCTTCGAGGCGCACACGGCGGCCCTATTCGAGCCCTACACTGATCAGCCCGGCAATTACGGCGCCCTGACCTACAGCCAGGAGGTCATGGATCGCTTTGTTTTGGAGGCCCACCGCGAAGGCCTGCAGATCGCGGTCCACTGTGAATCCGAGCGTGCCATCGAACAGGTCCTGGCGGCGATGGAAAAGGCCCTGCGCGCCCATCCGCGTTCGGACCACCGCCATCGCATCGAACACCTGGAGCTGCCCACCTACAACCAGATCGCGCGCATGGCCGCCGCCGGCATCATGGCGGCCATGCAGCCCGCCTTTATCCCGGCCTTCATTTGCAGCCAGGGAATGCAGGGCTATGCCCCCCTGCTGGGGACGACCCGGCTGCGGCGGCTGCATCCCTACCGGACCCTGCGCGACCATGGCATCCCGGTCTGCGGCGGTTCCGACAGCCCCGTGACGCCTTACGGCCCCCTTGCCGGCGTCCAGGCGGCGGTCCTGCACCCCAACCTCGAAGAGCGTATTTCGCGCCACGAGGCGCTGGAAATGTTCACCGTCGCGGCGGCCTGGAGCGCCTTCGAGGAAGCCCAAAAGGGGAGCCTGGCGCCGGGCAAGCTGGCCGACCTGGTGGTTTTGGAGCGGGACCCCTTTGCGGTGGCGGCCGATGAAATCGCGGCGATCCGCGTGGATCGGGTGTTTGTGGGAGGCCGTCAATATGAAATTTGAAGGCGGTTTAGAAAGTCCAATTTCGGCGTTGCGCCGCATGGCGATGCTGCTGCTCCTGTGGTTTCTGGCCGGGGCGGTTGGCTGGATCCCGGTGGCTTTGGCCGGAACCACCGCAGGCTGCGGCGGCCTGCAGCTGGAGCCCAGGGCGCCGGCCTATTATATCTACCCGGAGTATGTCGCCGTCTGTCCCCGGGGCGGGGCCGGGATCCGCTGCTACCGTTATCATTGGGACTGGGTCTGTGAAAAAGGTGACACCCTTTACTGGGACCGCCGCCTGGAGGCCGCCGCGCATGCCGCCTGCGGCTGCCCGCCGCCCGCCGGGGTGGCCTCGGCCTCCCCGGCGGTATCGGCCAAGCCCCGCGAAACGCTTTTCGGCGGGGCGCGGGAATTGTCAAATGGGCCGCCAGATTGAGTTTTGTCGGCGTTAGACCGTGGAAAACGGCCCGATAAGCGTTGATTATTTGTAGGACCTGGTGTAAAGGAAAGAGCGATGATAGCTTAAAATTTCCGCCCCACGGCCGGCGGTGCGGGGCTGAGGGGCAGCGGTGGGCACTTTGGGCGATGGTCCCAACGGGTGACGACAGGAGTGTAAAATGAAAATTCTGGTGGGCTATGACGGGTCCAACGCGGCCAAAGACGCGCTCGTACTGGCCAAGAAGCACGCCAAAGCCTTTGATGCCAAGGTTTTTGTGCTCTCTTCGCTGGAGAAGGGCAACGAGGACCAGCTGCCCAAGATCGAGCAGGCCGAGGGGGATCTGGAATATGCCAAGACTTTTTTCGACAAGGACGGTATCCCCTGCGAAACCCACCTCTTGATCCGCGGGCTGAGCCCCGGGGAGGACCTGATCGAGTTCGCCAACGAAAATGAGATCGACGAAATCATTGTCGGCGTCAAGCGCCGCTCCAACGTCGGCAAGCTGATTTTCGGCTCAAATGCCCGCTACGTGATCATGGAGGCCAACTGTCCGGTGGTGACCATCAAGTAAACGGCCGCCGCCCAGTGTTGAGGTCAAAGCCCGCTTCCCCCGTCAGGGGGAGAGCGGGTTTTTTTTGCCCTGTGCGGCGCGGCTCTCCAAACTTCCGACGGGCCGGCGGCGGCTTTTTTTTCAGGCATGCGCCTCGAAGCGGTTCTGTTCGCGGTTTTTGACGGTCCTGCGGGGGTCGAAAATGCGGCCGTTCATCGCCACGTAAACCCCGGCGGGCAGCAGTTGGACCGCCATCACGGCGCAGCCAATATTGAAGACCGCATCGGTGAAGCGGAACCGCGCCGGCTGCATGGCGCCGGTGAGGACGATCACTTTGTCGCCCAGGGTCTGCAGCACTCGCGCCGTATCGAGCATCGTATCGGTGCCGTGGGTAACCACGAAATGCCGCTGGGGGGCGGCGGCGATCGTATCCCGGATCAGGCGGCGGTCCGCCTCGGTCAGTTCCAGGCTGTCCTTGCGCATGAGCTGCCGCACCGAGTAGGGGACGGTGACGTTGGCCTCGCGCAGCACGTCGACGACCTGGGGATCGCCCACCTGAAATTCGCTTTTGGCATCGAAGTAGAGCTTGTCGATGGTGCCGCCGGTGGTGATGATCTGGATTTCCATGCGTGCTCCGGGAGCTTTTCGCAGCCTCTCAGTTGGTGAGGCTCTGAATCGGCGCCGGGATCAGGCCGCCGAGGCGGATGAAGGCGTTGGGGCCGACGCCGTTGTTGACCGCCATGATCACCGACTCCCCCAGCAGCCCCCCGAAGTGGGCCCGCTCGCCGGCCTTCTTGCCGGGAACGGGGATCAGGCGGGTGGCGGTGGTTTTTTTATTGATGACCCCGATGGCCATCTCGTCGGCGATGATGGCCGACAGGGTTTCGGCCGAGGTGTCCCCGGGCAGGGCCACCATGTCCAGGCCCACCGAGCAGACGCTGGTGATGGCCTCCAGTTTTTCCAGCGAGAGGTGGCCCGCGGCGGCCGCATCCGATATGTTGAGGTCTTCGCTGACCGGGATGAAGGCGCCGCTCAGCCCGCCCACGTGCGAACTGGCGAATGCCCCGCCTTTCTTGACCGCGTCATTGAGCAGAGCCAAGGCGGCGGTGGTGCCGGGAACGCCGATGGCCAGCAGCCCCAGGCTCTGGAAAATCTCCCCCACGCTGTCGCCCACGTTGGGGGTGGGCGCCAGCGACAGGTCCACCACCCCGAAGCGGATTTCGAGGAGCTCGGCCACCTCGCGGCCGATGAGTTCCCCCACCCGGGTGACCTTGCAGGCGGTGCGTTTGATGAGGTCCGAGAGCTGGCCTAGGTCCAGGTCGGGGTGGGAGGCGAGGGCGCGCTCGACCGCTTTTTTGACCACCCCCGGGCCGCTGACCCCCACGTTGATCACCGAGTCGGGCTCGCCGACCCCCAGGTAGGCCCCGGCCATGAAGGGGACGTCCTGGGGAATGTTGGCAAACACGCAGAGTTTGGCGCA
It encodes the following:
- a CDS encoding branched-chain amino acid ABC transporter permease, which encodes MTLILHPGRSRSPQATGGSIGRCTIKDLLYALVSGLISGSLYASMALGLAIVYGVIHVFNFGHGIVAVIGGYLTWLLLSQTGMGLIPAVVCMLVMMFFFGLLIFKLTLNPLLKTPNWEFSTIIFLLGLGILLENLTLQAFGPRVKYIPPFFEGSLKLGFLRVNWHEISIIVIVLVFVVLLNLFLKRTWFGKAMRAVAQDMDGARIVGINIQQTFGFAFALATAVTGFSGVLLGTKYYMTPHIGWDWMVKGFVIIVLGGLGSASGAIYAALIMGIIEAYVTLLLGSLWVWPAWFVLFVVILLLRPQGLVGGRTL
- a CDS encoding branched-chain amino acid ABC transporter permease, translated to MGDQKIGMHGMTDSLNWKRIAIGAGLLLMAVYPLIHGDPYIMHIFILFFIWSLVASNWNLLMGYAGIFSLGNIAFLAIGAYTSGILSKNLSWSPWLCILLGGIASMALVTVFIGLPALRLSGIYIALLSLIFADSLPTILTQTRSLTGGAMGLHDVPPLFEGILRIHSYYICFALFLVMLTIIYRTIHSATGLAFVALRDSREFARSLGISEYREKLKVFALVSFLTGIVGGFYVHYLGDISPTTLTIEPFLLTIAMMEMGGIGRFPGAVLGAVIIVFGNEFLRLAGTLRLALLGALICAIILFFPGGLMQLVDWIDTRIAARRRRAHG
- a CDS encoding amidohydrolase; this encodes MNHRLILTAANIITMTAERDRAEALAIENGRLVRVGARDAVGDLIQQGWPVLDLQGRTVLPGFIDTHQHLMLTGLLATAIALDEVGCLDEVLERVAAGSRETPSGAWVRAGYLNEQRLREKRMPTREELDRVCSDRPVFVLHTTAHMCAFNTRGLELLQLPESLEGVDRKGGRPTGVVRDPGILTHVHPVMARLIPEAVKVAAMEVAGRKALEKGITTLHALDGGDLGPGETQIIMAHREQLPVRVVCYNQNMDLEEVRRLGLPRVGGCICADGAFEAHTAALFEPYTDQPGNYGALTYSQEVMDRFVLEAHREGLQIAVHCESERAIEQVLAAMEKALRAHPRSDHRHRIEHLELPTYNQIARMAAAGIMAAMQPAFIPAFICSQGMQGYAPLLGTTRLRRLHPYRTLRDHGIPVCGGSDSPVTPYGPLAGVQAAVLHPNLEERISRHEALEMFTVAAAWSAFEEAQKGSLAPGKLADLVVLERDPFAVAADEIAAIRVDRVFVGGRQYEI
- a CDS encoding universal stress protein, with amino-acid sequence MKILVGYDGSNAAKDALVLAKKHAKAFDAKVFVLSSLEKGNEDQLPKIEQAEGDLEYAKTFFDKDGIPCETHLLIRGLSPGEDLIEFANENEIDEIIVGVKRRSNVGKLIFGSNARYVIMEANCPVVTIK
- a CDS encoding asparaginase domain-containing protein translates to MEIQIITTGGTIDKLYFDAKSEFQVGDPQVVDVLREANVTVPYSVRQLMRKDSLELTEADRRLIRDTIAAAPQRHFVVTHGTDTMLDTARVLQTLGDKVIVLTGAMQPARFRFTDAVFNIGCAVMAVQLLPAGVYVAMNGRIFDPRRTVKNREQNRFEAHA
- a CDS encoding PFL family protein → MLSYQEIISTLEMLKNEHLDVRTVTLGINLFDCASHDLGTLQTRIRDKIGRIAEALVPVCDQIGDKYGIPIVNKRIAVSPIAVVCAPLGPDGMVAIARTLDACAREMNVDFIGGFSALVEKGIAAGDRSLITALPEALAETERVCASVNVASTKAGINMDAVLLMGRAIKAAAERTAGRDGLACAKLCVFANIPQDVPFMAGAYLGVGEPDSVINVGVSGPGVVKKAVERALASHPDLDLGQLSDLIKRTACKVTRVGELIGREVAELLEIRFGVVDLSLAPTPNVGDSVGEIFQSLGLLAIGVPGTTAALALLNDAVKKGGAFASSHVGGLSGAFIPVSEDLNISDAAAAGHLSLEKLEAITSVCSVGLDMVALPGDTSAETLSAIIADEMAIGVINKKTTATRLIPVPGKKAGERAHFGGLLGESVIMAVNNGVGPNAFIRLGGLIPAPIQSLTN